A window from Drosophila yakuba strain Tai18E2 chromosome 3L, Prin_Dyak_Tai18E2_2.1, whole genome shotgun sequence encodes these proteins:
- the LOC6533405 gene encoding SUMO-activating enzyme subunit 2 yields the protein MAAAIDGVFPATLQELVKKSKVLVVGAGGIGCEVLKNLVLSGFTDIEIIDLDTIDLSNLNRQFLFHREHVGKSKARVARESALSFNPDAKITAYHDSVTSTDYGVNFFKKFDLVLSALDNRAARNHVNRMCLNADVPLIESGTAGYNGQVELIKRGLTQCYECTPKDKQRSFPGCTIRNTPSEPIHCIVWAKHLFNQLFGESLEDEDISPDAADPDAKEKDGADGDGEPKDDEKENEKGEESKEEKEAKEDTANGNVVRINTRQWAKDCNYDAGKLFNKFFNEDITYLLRMSNLWKTRKAPVPVQWDTLLPEGSSGDQKDVAKQHHKVWSIEECAQVFANSLKELSATFLKLEGDDTLAWDKDDQPAMDFVAACANVRSHIFDIERKSRFEIKSMAGNIIPAIATTNAITAGISVMRAFKVLEAKWEQCKAVYARLRPNARNHFLVPDASLPGPNPNCYVCASDPAITLKIDTKRMHIKELRDEVLVKTLNMLNPDVTVQSTGSILISSEEGETECNEGKLLSELNIVDGVILKCDDFFQNYELSIIISHFDAERDENLFEVVADASQLKPKDEEQKKDTVESKEDEQKTAVKRSANGEGDSKDDGPSTSKRSRPTEVVEEDDDDCLVIEEDEDQADVVVVATDKLSVQSPPKSGAKRKPSEVIEDEDITEILDSSDDEPAGPTKCKRSRLDESSSNPVEVISID from the exons ATGGCAGCAGCTATCGATGGTGTTTTCCCGGCCACATTGCAGGAGCTGGTGAAGAAGTCCAAGGTGCTGGTCGTGGGCGCCGGCGGAATCGGCTGCGAGGTGCTCAAAAACCTTGTGCTCAGCGGCTTTACAGATATCGAAATT ATTGATCTGGACACCATTGATCTGAGCAACTTGAACCGACAGTTCCTTTTCCATCGCGAGCACGTTGGAAAATCTAAGGCGCGGGTGGCCAGGGAAAGCGCACTGAGTTTCAATCCGGATGCCAAGATAACCGCTTACCATGACAGTGTTACCTC TACTGACTATGGTGTCAACTTCTTTAAGAAGTTCGATTTGGTGCTCAGCGCCTTGGACAACAGGGCCGCTAGGAACCATGTTAATCGCATGTGTCTGAATGCGGATGTCCCGTTAATTGAGAGCGGCACCGCCGGCTACAATGGCCAAGTGGAACTGATCAAGCGTGGCCTCACCCAGTGCTACGAGTGCACGCCGAAGGACAAACAGCGAAGCTTTCCTGGCTGCACCATACGCAATACGCCCTCCGAACCGATTCACTGCATTGTCTGGGCCAAACATCTCTTTAA TCAACTCTTTGGTGAGTCCTTGGAAGATGAGGATATTTCTCCTGATGCTGCTGATCCCGATGCGAAGGAAAAAGACGGCGCCGATGGAGACGGTGAGCCCAAAGACGATGAGAAGGAAAATGAGAAAGGCGAAGAGTCCAAGGAAGAAAAGGAGGCCAAGGAGGATACTGCCAATGGCAACGTAGTGCGGATAAACACTCGCCAGTGGGCTAAGGACTGCAACTACGATGCAGGCAAGCTGTTCAACAAGTTCTTTAACGAGGACATTACCTACTTGTTGCGCATGTCAAACTTGTGGAAGACCCGCAAGGCACCAGTTCCAGTGCAGTGGGATACCCTGCTGCCTGAAGGTTCCTCCGGCGATCAGAAGGATGTGGCGAAGCAGCACCACAAGGTGTGGTCCATCGAGGAGTGCGCTCAGGTCTTTGCCAATTCTTTAAAAGAGTTGAGCGCTACCTTCCTCAAACTGGAAGGCGACGATACTCTGGCTTGGGACAAGGACGATCAGCCGGCCATGGATTTCGTGGCGGCCTGCGCCAACGTGCGGTCCCACATCTTCGACATTGAGCGGAAATCAAGGTTCGAGATAAAGTCGATGGCGGGTAACATCATTCCTGCTATTGCCACAACAAATGCGATTACGGCGGGTATTTCCGTGATGCGGGCTTTCAAAGTGCTGGAGGCCAAGTGGGAGCAGTGCAAAGCTGTCTATGCGCGACTTAGACCAAATGCACGAAATCACTTTCTTGTCCCGGACGCCTCTCTGCCAGGCCCCAATCCCAACTGCTATGTATGCGCCAGTGATCCGGCCATTACTCTCAAGATCGATACGAAGCGTATGCATATAAAGGAGCTGCGTGACGAGGTCCTAGTTAAAACACTCAACATGTTGAATCCGGATGTGACTGTGCAGAGCACTGGCTCCATTCTAATATCCTCAGAGGAGGGAGAGACGGAATGCAACGAGGGCAAGCTCCTAAGTGAATTGAACATTGTTGATGGTGTGATTCTCAAGTGCGACGACTTCTTCCAGAACTACGAATTGAGTATTATCATTTCCCACTTTGATGCGGAGCGTGATGAAAACTTGTTTGAAGTCGTGGCCGATGCCTCACAGCTGAAGCCAAAGGATGAGGAGCAGAAGAAGGACACAGTCGAATCCAAGGAGGATGAACAAAAAACGGCTGTGAAGCGTTCGGCCAACGGTGAAGGAGACTCAAAAGACGATGGTCCCTCTACCTCGAAGCGCAGCCGACCCACCGAAGTGGTCGAGGAGGATGACGATGACTGTCTGGTAATCGAGGAAGACGAAGACCAAGCAGATGTTGTTGTCGTGGCCACGGACAAGCTCTCAGTACAGAGTCCGCCAAAGTCGGGCGC
- the LOC6533406 gene encoding phosphatidate cytidylyltransferase, photoreceptor-specific produces MAEVRRRKGEDEPLEDTAISGSDGANKRNSAADSSDHVDSEEEKIPEEKFVDELAKNLPQGTDKTPEILDSALKDLPDRWKNWVIRGIFTWIMICGFALIIYGGPLALMITTLLVQVKCFQEIISIGYQVYRIHGLPWFRSLSWYFLLTSNYFFYGENLVDYFGVVINRVEYLKFLVTYHRFLSFALYIIGFVWFVLSLVKKYYIKQFSLFAWTHVSLLIVVTQSYLIIQNIFEGLIWFIVPVSMIVCNDVMAYVFGFFFGRTPLIKLSPKKTWEGFIGGGFATVLFGILFSYVLCNYQYFICPIQYSEELGRMTMSCVPSYLFTPQEYSLKLFGIGKTLNLYPFIWHSISLSLFSSIIGPFGGFFASGFKRAFKIKDFGDMIPGHGGIMDRFDCQFLMATFVNVYISSFIRTPSPAKLLTQIYNLKPDQQYQIYQSLKDNLGDMLT; encoded by the exons ATGGCCGAAGTGCGACGCAGGAAGGGCGAGGATGAGCCACTGGAGGACACCGCCATCTCCGGATCCGACGGAGCCAATAAACGCAATTCCGCCGCCGACTCTTCGGACCAT GTGGACTCCGAGGAAGAGAAGATTCCCGAGGAAAAGTTCGTCGACGAACTGGCCAAGAATCTGCCGCAAGGAACTGACAAAACCCCTGAGATATTGGACTCGGCCCTCAAGGATCTACCAGATAG ATGGAAGAATTGGGTGATTCGCGGCATCTTCACATGGATTATGATATGCGGCTTCGCACTGATCATCTATGGGGGACCGCTGGCCTTAATGATCACG ACTTTGCTGGTGCAGGTGAAGTGCTTCCAGGAGATCATCTCGATCGGCTACCAGGTTTATCGAATTCATGGCTTGCCCTGGTTCCGAAGTCTTTCCTGGTATTTTCTGCTCACCTCCAATTACTTCTTTTACGGGGAGAATCTGGTTGACTACTTTGGCGTTGTAATTAATCGGGTG GAATATCTAAAGTTCCTGGTGACCTATCACCGCTTCCTCTCCTTCGCCCTGTACATCATCGGTTTCGTTTGGTTCGTCCTTTCACTGGTGAAGAAGTATTATATCAAACAATTCAGCCTGTTTGCCTGGACCCATGTATCTCTGCTGATTGTCGTCACCCAGAGTTACCTCATCATCCAGAATATATTTGAAGGCCTCATTTGGTTCATCGTACCTGTCTCGATGATTGTGTGCAATGATGTCATGGCGTACGTGTTCGGTTTCTTCTTTGGGCGCACTCCCCTCATCAAGCTCAGTCCCAAGAAGACCTGGGAGGGCTTCATCGGGGGTGGCTTCGCCACCGTCCTCTTTGGCATTCTGTTCTCATATGTGCTGTGCAACTACCAGTACTTTATCTGCCCCATCCAGTACTCGGAGGAACTGGGACGCATGACTATGTCCTGTGTGCCAAGCTATTTGTTCACGCCGCAGGAATACAGTCTTAAATTG TTTGGCATTGGCAAGACTCTCAATCTTTACCCCTTCATCTGGCACTCGATCTCCCTGAGCCTGTTTAGTTCCATTATTGGACCCTTTGGTGGCTTCTTTGCCTCTGGGTTTAAGAGAGCTTTCAAAATCAAG GATTTTGGCGACATGATTCCCGGACATGGCGGCATTATGGATCGCTTCGATTGCCAGTTCCTTATGGCCACCTTcgtaaatgtttatatatccAGTTTCATCAGAACTCCGTCGCCGGCTAAGCTGCTGACACAGATTTACAACCTTAAGCCAGATCAACAATACCAAATTTATCAGTCGCTTAAGGACAACTTGGGCGACATGCTAACCTAA